Proteins found in one Pectobacterium atrosepticum genomic segment:
- a CDS encoding LysR family transcriptional regulator: MRFDLTDLRLFLNIQKAGSITGGAAASSLTVQAASERIRGMEEELGVPLLLRSKAGVSLTDAGFSLAHHAHIILRQVEHMRSELHQYGKGLRGHIPLLCNSAALNEYLPALLGRYLVVCPQISVAVNEKLSRDIVDAIRNQTADLGIVADSVTLDGLETRPFRQDELVVVVPRTSIWSGTTPLAFSAIADAEFVGLSEGAALQEHIDEHARKLGKRLNYRVRLASFDAVMQVIHSGIGIGILPRHAAQRMMERLEVHTIPLSDDWATRNLVICARQFSALPGYVQDFVAFITEAYAD, encoded by the coding sequence ATGCGATTCGATTTAACCGATCTTCGGCTGTTTCTCAATATTCAGAAAGCAGGCAGCATTACCGGTGGTGCAGCGGCATCCAGCCTGACCGTGCAGGCCGCCAGCGAACGAATACGGGGAATGGAAGAGGAACTGGGCGTACCGCTGCTGTTGCGATCAAAAGCAGGCGTCTCGCTTACCGACGCAGGTTTTTCACTCGCGCACCATGCCCATATTATCCTGCGTCAGGTAGAACATATGCGCAGCGAATTACACCAATACGGCAAAGGGCTACGCGGCCACATTCCCCTGTTGTGTAACTCGGCAGCGCTGAATGAATATTTACCCGCCCTACTTGGCCGCTATTTGGTGGTTTGTCCGCAGATATCCGTAGCGGTGAATGAAAAGCTCAGCCGCGATATCGTTGATGCGATCCGCAATCAAACCGCCGACCTCGGCATTGTGGCCGATTCCGTGACGCTAGACGGACTGGAGACTCGCCCGTTCCGTCAGGATGAACTGGTGGTTGTGGTTCCTCGTACCAGCATCTGGTCTGGCACAACGCCGCTTGCCTTTTCCGCCATCGCCGACGCCGAATTTGTCGGGCTTAGTGAAGGTGCTGCGTTGCAGGAACACATTGATGAACATGCCAGAAAGCTAGGAAAACGCCTGAATTATCGCGTGCGCCTAGCCAGTTTCGATGCCGTCATGCAGGTGATTCACAGCGGTATCGGCATTGGTATTCTTCCGCGACATGCGGCACAGCGGATGATGGAACGGCTAGAGGTTCACACCATCCCGCTGTCAGACGATTGGGCGACGCGCAATCTGGTTATCTGCGCCCGTCAGTTCTCCGCTCTGCCCGGCTACGTTCAGGATTTCGTGGCGTTTATTACCGAAGCGTATGCGGATTAG
- a CDS encoding alpha/beta fold hydrolase, with product MTIDVSRFVSWTVWKRVTTGLFAIIGMLFIVGCNSNPRDITPLGQTSFERYQQDTTRWVAQHRTFQTTDKQLELRWNTPSETRPAGQPHKAILLVHGLGDSPGSFIDVTPELVKQGFLVRTVLLPGHGTRPSDLLHVTVDDWRKVVAEQAAILSKEVDEVYLGGFSTGGNLVLEYASQHPEIKGLVLFSPAIKSNEKYDFMTPLLSVFTDWLMSPRPGYPEQLATRYMRVPTNGFAQYYYSSSGVRSLLAKKPYDKPVLIVLAEHDSVVDTTYIVNAFDTQFTNPRSRLIWYGDRPAGVHSSRVLVRTGSLPEWRISQLSHMSLLFSPENKEYGKAGSIIICANGQTNNDLTACADRSALWYSDWGYRENGKTHVRLTFNPYFDWQNQIMANVLDAQ from the coding sequence ATGACAATAGACGTATCCCGGTTCGTTTCGTGGACAGTCTGGAAACGAGTGACGACAGGTTTGTTCGCTATCATCGGCATGCTTTTCATCGTCGGATGCAATAGCAATCCGCGCGACATCACGCCATTAGGGCAAACATCATTCGAGCGTTACCAGCAAGACACCACACGCTGGGTAGCACAGCATCGTACCTTCCAAACCACGGATAAACAGCTGGAATTACGTTGGAACACGCCGAGTGAAACACGCCCCGCGGGTCAACCGCATAAAGCGATTTTGCTGGTGCACGGGCTGGGAGACTCACCCGGTTCGTTCATTGACGTCACACCGGAATTGGTCAAACAAGGCTTTCTGGTCAGAACCGTTTTACTGCCGGGTCACGGCACTCGGCCCTCCGATCTGTTGCACGTCACCGTTGATGACTGGCGCAAAGTGGTCGCCGAGCAGGCTGCCATCCTCAGTAAAGAGGTCGATGAGGTCTATTTGGGCGGCTTTTCGACCGGCGGCAATCTGGTTCTGGAGTACGCCTCACAACATCCTGAAATCAAAGGATTGGTGCTATTTTCACCCGCCATTAAATCCAACGAAAAATACGATTTCATGACGCCACTGCTGTCCGTGTTTACCGATTGGCTAATGTCACCGCGCCCCGGTTATCCTGAGCAGTTAGCGACCCGCTATATGCGAGTGCCTACCAATGGTTTCGCCCAATATTATTATTCCAGCAGCGGTGTTCGTTCACTGTTGGCCAAAAAGCCTTATGACAAACCGGTGTTAATCGTACTGGCCGAGCATGATTCGGTCGTCGATACGACCTATATTGTCAACGCGTTCGATACGCAGTTTACCAACCCGCGCAGCCGCCTGATCTGGTATGGCGACCGCCCTGCTGGTGTGCATTCCTCGCGCGTTTTGGTACGTACCGGCTCGCTACCTGAATGGCGTATCAGCCAGCTATCGCATATGTCGCTCTTGTTTTCACCAGAAAACAAGGAATACGGCAAAGCAGGCTCCATCATTATTTGCGCCAACGGACAAACCAATAACGACCTGACGGCCTGCGCGGATCGCAGCGCGCTGTGGTATTCCGATTGGGGGTATAGAGAAAACGGTAAAACCCATGTGCGCCTGACCTTTAACCCCTATTTCGACTGGCAAAATCAGATCATGGCCAACGTACTAGACGCACAATAA
- a CDS encoding CBS domain-containing protein, with protein MISMSVPRARPLLRGTPVARDLCIPLPDVSPNTDNATVLQLFSKNKEWVSLPVVEDGRPFGLINRHIFLSQMSRPFYRELYDKKSCIAFMDKNPLIVDALASLNDVADQTVITGDKSLTDGFMITENGRYIGIGLGIDLIKAVSDMHLRQHQQIMQSIEYASVIQAAMLTTSTQAMSRSLADWCLAWEPRDCVGGDCYAFKTYQNGWLAAVADCTGHGVPGAFMTLIFSSALEQALTQHGPMLPAQLLQAINRHIKDTLGQRGESRQLSTSNDGCDAMLVFCDMTRNTLTFSGARMPAFMLQRHTGQMTPLQCDRMGIGYTETPYDYQWSSYELPLHDNDMFFITTDGLTDQIGGERRIMFGKRRLQEHLQHYKNQPMRELANQLLSAHKIYQGDQTRRDDLTFWGFRHCSTFV; from the coding sequence ATGATCTCCATGTCCGTTCCTCGCGCCCGACCACTCCTCCGGGGTACTCCGGTGGCGCGAGATCTTTGTATTCCTTTGCCGGATGTTTCTCCCAACACCGACAATGCCACCGTATTGCAGTTGTTTAGTAAAAATAAAGAATGGGTCAGCCTGCCTGTCGTTGAGGATGGACGCCCTTTCGGCTTAATCAACCGCCATATTTTCCTCTCGCAGATGTCCCGGCCTTTTTATCGCGAACTGTATGACAAAAAGAGCTGCATCGCGTTTATGGATAAAAACCCGCTGATCGTTGATGCGCTGGCCTCATTGAACGACGTCGCCGATCAAACGGTCATTACCGGTGATAAATCGCTGACGGACGGCTTTATGATCACCGAGAACGGACGCTATATCGGTATCGGACTCGGTATCGATCTGATCAAGGCCGTATCGGATATGCACCTGCGTCAACATCAACAGATTATGCAAAGCATCGAATATGCCAGCGTGATTCAGGCCGCGATGCTGACGACATCGACGCAGGCGATGTCCCGCTCGCTCGCTGACTGGTGCTTAGCCTGGGAGCCACGGGACTGCGTCGGCGGCGATTGTTATGCCTTTAAAACCTATCAAAACGGCTGGCTGGCCGCCGTCGCGGACTGTACCGGGCACGGCGTACCCGGCGCATTCATGACGCTGATTTTTTCTTCCGCACTGGAACAGGCACTCACACAGCACGGCCCAATGTTGCCAGCGCAGTTATTGCAAGCGATCAACCGCCACATCAAAGATACGCTGGGGCAACGCGGCGAATCACGGCAGCTTTCTACCTCTAATGACGGCTGCGATGCGATGCTGGTGTTCTGCGATATGACGCGAAACACGCTGACGTTTTCCGGTGCACGGATGCCAGCCTTCATGCTGCAACGCCACACCGGACAGATGACACCACTCCAGTGCGATCGTATGGGTATCGGCTATACCGAAACGCCTTATGACTACCAGTGGTCGAGCTACGAATTGCCGCTTCATGACAACGATATGTTTTTCATCACCACGGATGGATTGACGGATCAAATTGGCGGAGAACGCAGGATTATGTTTGGTAAACGTCGACTACAGGAGCACCTACAGCACTATAAAAACCAACCTATGCGTGAGCTGGCTAACCAACTCCTGTCAGCACACAAGATCTACCAGGGCGATCAGACCCGACGAGACGATTTAACATTTTGGGGCTTCCGACATTGTTCGACTTTTGTTTAA
- a CDS encoding GGDEF domain-containing protein, translated as MSTIELFTPEYDILLAARNIANQQERPAEVYRDTLMALTDHYQRLVRESHRLISRSDRAEKELNRLNAQLNQLAVELEYKASHDPLTSVYNRGAIIERINHALERNQAALIVLDIDHFKQVNDTYGHPTGDAVICDLVSRVQHVLNTTSSIGRVGGEEFTILLEGHTLMQAVALASQLHQDLNRMPLSVLPQQRVTASFGVSWAPQKTSFDALYGAADVALYKAKEKGRNRVEFQ; from the coding sequence ATGAGCACAATTGAATTGTTTACACCGGAATATGACATTCTGCTCGCCGCGCGCAACATTGCTAACCAGCAGGAAAGGCCAGCAGAAGTCTATCGCGATACGCTAATGGCATTAACCGATCACTACCAGCGATTGGTACGAGAGTCGCATCGCCTGATTTCACGCAGCGATCGGGCAGAGAAAGAGCTCAATCGTCTGAATGCGCAGCTCAATCAGTTGGCGGTCGAGTTAGAGTACAAAGCCAGCCACGATCCGTTGACCAGCGTGTATAACCGTGGCGCGATTATTGAACGCATAAACCACGCGCTGGAACGCAATCAGGCAGCGCTCATCGTGTTGGATATCGATCACTTCAAACAGGTGAATGACACCTATGGTCACCCTACCGGCGACGCCGTGATCTGCGATCTGGTATCACGTGTACAGCACGTCCTGAATACCACGAGCAGCATTGGTCGCGTCGGCGGTGAAGAGTTCACGATCCTGCTGGAAGGACATACGCTCATGCAGGCCGTCGCCCTCGCCAGCCAACTCCATCAGGATCTCAACAGGATGCCACTCAGCGTGCTGCCACAGCAGCGCGTTACTGCCAGCTTCGGCGTCAGTTGGGCACCGCAGAAGACCAGTTTTGATGCGCTATACGGTGCAGCAGACGTGGCGCTCTATAAAGCCAAAGAGAAAGGAAGAAATAGGGTGGAGTTTCAATAA
- a CDS encoding DUF1987 domain-containing protein codes for MKNITTISNLHISGTSCTPAVDFHFDTHRLYLSGESYPENAAAFYRPLLTEIQAYLHALTTCAETMPPDEALPSIEIHVSLIYFNSSSTKMLFSLFNLLNQAAEQALSIALYWYYDKDDDIAEEFGEELHIDFPALTFHSTILSDNHEHN; via the coding sequence ATGAAAAATATAACGACCATAAGCAACCTCCATATTTCGGGGACATCCTGTACCCCGGCAGTTGATTTCCACTTTGACACACACCGTCTTTATCTTTCCGGCGAATCTTATCCTGAGAATGCGGCGGCGTTTTATCGCCCGCTGCTCACCGAGATTCAGGCATATCTGCATGCATTGACGACCTGCGCAGAAACGATGCCACCGGATGAGGCACTCCCGAGCATCGAAATACACGTCTCCCTGATTTACTTCAACAGCTCCAGCACCAAGATGCTGTTCAGTTTATTCAACCTGCTTAACCAAGCGGCTGAACAGGCGCTCTCTATTGCGCTGTATTGGTATTACGACAAAGACGACGACATTGCAGAAGAATTTGGTGAAGAACTCCACATCGATTTCCCTGCCCTGACCTTTCACAGCACGATTTTGAGTGATAACCATGAGCACAATTGA
- a CDS encoding FCD domain-containing protein, with protein sequence MRLYQQIGDNLRVEILKGNYQIGDRLPPERDIAETYNVSRSVVREALIMLELEKLIEVRKGSGVYVMQLPTAQGKDSVVDSDYGPFELMQARQLLEGEVAAFAAMQATKSDIVKMRQAIEQERASLENGSVDESADEQFHCLLAQSTQNSVLANMVYEVWQARKRSPMWQGIHSHTNDFSYQRQWLDDHEQILRAVSRRDVNMARQAMWQHLENVKIKLLEISNVDDPAFDGYLFESVPSRLES encoded by the coding sequence ATGCGTTTATATCAGCAGATTGGTGACAATCTTCGCGTGGAAATTCTGAAGGGAAACTATCAGATTGGTGACCGCTTGCCTCCCGAACGTGATATTGCTGAAACCTACAACGTCAGCCGCAGCGTGGTGCGTGAAGCCTTAATCATGCTGGAGTTGGAAAAGCTGATTGAGGTGCGCAAAGGTTCCGGTGTCTATGTCATGCAACTCCCGACCGCACAGGGAAAAGATAGCGTGGTGGATAGCGATTATGGCCCTTTCGAGCTGATGCAGGCGCGTCAGCTGCTGGAAGGTGAAGTCGCAGCGTTTGCCGCAATGCAGGCGACCAAGAGTGACATTGTGAAGATGCGACAAGCCATTGAACAAGAAAGGGCGTCGCTTGAGAACGGCAGCGTGGATGAAAGTGCCGATGAACAATTCCATTGCCTGCTGGCGCAGTCTACCCAAAACAGCGTCTTAGCCAATATGGTGTATGAGGTTTGGCAGGCGCGTAAGCGCAGTCCAATGTGGCAGGGGATTCACTCCCATACCAATGATTTCAGCTATCAGCGCCAGTGGCTGGACGATCATGAACAGATCCTGCGTGCCGTATCTCGTCGTGATGTGAACATGGCGCGTCAGGCGATGTGGCAGCATTTGGAGAATGTAAAAATTAAACTGTTGGAAATCTCGAACGTAGACGACCCAGCGTTCGATGGTTACCTGTTCGAGTCTGTTCCCTCACGTCTGGAATCCTGA